A portion of the Juglans microcarpa x Juglans regia isolate MS1-56 chromosome 1D, Jm3101_v1.0, whole genome shotgun sequence genome contains these proteins:
- the LOC121246528 gene encoding E3 ubiquitin-protein ligase At4g11680-like, with protein sequence MHGSNPPPPSEAALDTSPLLDNSIAENLLRSRRFIRRTQPPRLRSASRFLRRASGRRMMLREPSVRVRENAAEQLEERQSGWAHSKPVIVLDLLWNLAFVGVGLTVLGLSVKEAPIVPLRLWIIGYVVQCLIHMACVVLDYRKRREERTLGAEGSAGWESGGDAYLNSDSGSGSDGEDYGIDQRQVEEETSVVKNLEFANTMFSFIWWIIGFYWVTAGGQTLTRDSPQLYWLCIAFLAFDVVFVLICVAVACLVGIAVCCCLPCIISILYVVTDQEGATEEEIDQLPKFKFQKIGDVEKVNGETQESFRGMMTECDTDTPIERVLSQEDAECCICLSAYDNGAELRELPCNHHFHCSCIDKWLHINATCPLCKFNILKYVNQSGIEEA encoded by the exons ATGCATGGCTCCAATCCACCGCCGCCTTCGGAGGCTGCCCTCGACACCTCGCCGCTCCTCGACAACTCTATAGCCGAAAACCTCCTCCGGAGCCGCCGGTTCATCCGGCGGACGCAGCCGCCGCGTCTTCGCAGTGCCTCTCGGTTTCTCCGGCGCGCTAGCGGGCGGCGCATGATGCTCCGAGAACCGTCCGTCCGGGTCCGCGAGAACGCAGCCGAACAGCTCGAGGAGCGGCAGAGTGGCTGGGCGCACTCGAAGCCGGTGATAGTATTGGATCTTCTGTGGAACTTGGCGTTTGTGGGGGTTGGGTTGACGGTCTTGGGGCTGAGCGTGAAGGAGGCGCCGATCGTCCCGTTGAGGCTCTGGATTATTGGGTACGTGGTGCAATGCTTGATACATATGGCGTGTGTAGTCCTGGACTACAGAAAGCGACGCGAGGAACGTACGTTGGGAGCGGAGGGAAGTGCGGGTTGGGAAAGTGGTGGGGATGCGTATTTGAATTCCGATTCCGGGTCTGGGAGTGATGGAGAGGATTATGGAATAGACCAGCGTCAGGTTGAGGAAGAAACCAG TGTTGTGAAGAATCTTGAGTTTGCAAATACAATGTTTTCATTTATCTGGTGGATCATTGGATTCTACTGGGTGACTGCTGGTGGTCAAACTTTAACACGAGATTCTCCTCAACTTTACTG GCTTTGTATTGCATTTCTAGCTTTTGATGTTGTTTTCGTTCTGATCTGCGTTGCTGTTGCATGTCTTGTTGGTATTGCTGTTTGCTGCTGTCTACCATGCATCATCTCAATCTTATATGTCGTGACAGATCAG GAAGGAGCAACAGAGGAAGAGATCGATCAATTGCCAAAGTTCAAATTTCAGAAGATAGGTGATGTTGAGAAAGTTAATGGTGAAACTCAGGAGTCTTTTAGAGGAATGATGACTGAATGTGACACTGATACGCCAATTGAACGTGTTCTGTCCCAAGAGGATGCT GAATGTTGCATTTGCCTTTCTGCCTACGACAATGGAGCTGAACTGCGTGAGCTTCCTTGTAATCACCATTTCCACTGTAGCTGCATAGACAAGTGGTTACACATCAATGCCACATGCCCTCTGTGCAAATTCAACATATTGAAGTATGTCAACCAAAGTGGCATTGAAGAagcatag
- the LOC121246539 gene encoding BON1-associated protein 2-like: MFSTASRTLEITVISGEDIRNNRKPVKKNVFAVIRTDSQPLCRTETDKDGGSYPYWNEKHNVDIPVHALFITVEVQCKTSVGDKTLGMARIPVSDFVGGFVPQSYLHFLSYRLRDSNGERNGIINVSVKAKVPEYAASSCSSATTIGVPFGKTSCYGGVVPGVPVGVPIMKQHYQG, translated from the coding sequence ATGTTTAGCACGGCATCCCGCACCCTTGAGATCACCGTGATTTCTGGTGAAGATATACGAAACAACCGGAAACCCGTCAAGAAGAATGTTTTCGCTGTGATCCGAACGGATTCGCAGCCCCTCTGCAGAACAGAGACGGACAAGGACGGCGGGAGCTATCCTTACTGGAATGAAAAGCACAACGTGGACATCCCAGTGCATGCGCTGTTTATAACAGTAGAGGTACAATGTAAAACCTCCGTCGGGGACAAAACATTGGGGATGGCAAGGATTCCGGTGTCAGATTTCGTCGGAGGTTTTGTGCCGCAGAGTTATCTGCATTTTTTGAGTTACAGATTGAGAGACAGTAATGGGGAGAGGAATGGGATTATCAATGTCTCTGTAAAGGCAAAAGTCCCAGAATATGCAGCCTCATCGTGCTCGAGTGCCACCACCATTGGAGTACCTTTCGGGAAGACATCGTGCTATGGAGGGGTTGTCCCTGGCGTTCCTGTTGGTGTTCCTATCATGAAACAGCACTATCAAGGCTGA